Within Sorangiineae bacterium MSr11367, the genomic segment ATCTCGAGGTTTCCCATCTTGATTTCAACGAAAACATCTGAATACGAATGTTCTGCGGCTTTTTCGATCGCTTCTTTGGAAAGGCGAACGGCTTCCGTAGCATCCGTGGATGGAGTGTCCTTCAGGGATACCGGCCGACGATTGGGTTTACGTAGAGTTCCCACGTCCGCAACACCATCGATTCCGGGATAGTCAATCTTGGACGCGGTGTCCCCGAAGGCTTCGATGGGCCAGCCTGTCCTTTTGGCAATTTCTCGAAAGAACGAAACCTCTCGAAGGAACAAAATCTCTCTCTCCGGGCTTCGCTTGGACTCATATTTACTTATTACGTTATCGCCCATATATTCGTTGTAGGCGAGTTGTGGGTCCAATGGATCATCGTTGGCACGGGCTCGTTTTCGTTCAGCGGCCTCGCCTTTCTCGACAAGCTTTTGATACACTGCATACTTGTCTTGAGCAACGCGTCGAGCGCGAGGGAGATCCATTTTCGAGGCGGTGATCTCACGCGCTGCACCCTGTTTTTCCATGAAATAGCTAAACCCAATCCGCTCCTCCGAGGTAGGCAACTGCTCCCACAGCTTGTACTCGAACGAATTAACATCCGGATTGCCAACAGGTGCGTTTGGCACCGTGTCCGTCGGCAATGGGGTCTGCTCGTTGCCATTTGGCCCCGAAGGTCGCCGCGGCGTCGAGTACTGCGAGCGCAAGCTGCGGCCACGGACTTCGGCGGCCTGAAAGAGACGACCGCCATAAGTGGTGAGAGCGATGCCCGCGACGCCCTCACCAAGTTGTTCGGAGCGGGTTTGGCTATCGAGAAGGGCTTCGGTTCCGAGCCGTTGTCCCGTGATGCCCTCCACGAGTTGGCTGAAGCCGACCACGTCGCCGGCAGCTTCAAAGCCGCTCTCCACCACGCTGACGTCGTAGTTGCCCGCCTCGATTTCTTGTCGGCGCGCCGAGTAGGCTTGGACGAAGCCATAGGTTCCGAGTCCCCAGAGCGCCGCGTAAGCGACCCCTGCGAGGACGCCGCCCGAGCCCACGGCAAGCCCCGCGAGGGCGATCAGCGCGGCCCCTTTGGCCACGGAGACGCCAAAGGATACGAGGATCTCTTTGGGGAGAAGTTTGTTGTCGAGCACGATGGGCTCGGGATCGACTGCGCTGTAGGATTGGTTGACCTCCGGCGCGAGCGTGGTTGCCAAAGGCTCCTCCTTGCTCGCGCGTGGCAGCCCGTGCACAGTCAGCTTGGCAACATTGGAGTAGGGACCGAGCTTTGGGTTGGTCACCGCTCCGATGTACATCGAGTGAATCTCCCCCACCGTGAGGGGCATCAGGCGGAGCAGAATGTCTTTCTCATTGAACGCGTTCAGCGCCTCGGCGGTCTTTTGCCAGCGGTTGGTCCGACGAGATTCGACGAGGAGCGCCAGATAATCTTTTGAGCGGAGCCGGGGGTTCAACGCATAAGCGACTTCTTTTGGGGCCTCTGCAACCGGCCTGACGCCTTTGCGGGAAGATGGAGACAAACGCGGGGCAAGGGCATTATTCGGATCGTCCCTATCCGAAAGGAGCGCCACATTGGATTTGGGCCCAAGCTTTGGATTCGTCAGAGCGCCCAGGTGCAGGAGCTGAATATCGGCATTGCTGAATTCCACCAAGCGGGCGCGAATGTCGTCCGGACTGAAGGCGTTCAACACCTCCGCCACGAGCTGCCAGCGGCCGGAGAGGCGCGCGATGACGAGCTCCTCACGGTACCTTTGCTCCAACGCGTCCACCCGTTCTGTTTCGGCTCGTGCCTCGGGGGAATCGCTTGCCTCGTCCAAGGGTTTGCGCGCGATGCGGTTCGACGACGCGCCTTGTTGCACGGTGTGCACGAGCTCGTGAGCGAGCAACTTGCGACCTTCTGCGGTCTCGGGGCGATATTGTCCCGCATTGAAGACAACGTGATGCCCCATCGTGTACGCACGAGCACGCACGGCCTGCGCGGATCCATGCGCTTCGGCATCGTCATGAATACGCACCGTGCCAAAGTCGTGGCCGAACCGCGGCTCCATGAACTCGCGCGTGCTCGCACCGAGAGGATGGCCCGGGGAACGAAGCACGCGCTCCACCGCCGCAGGCGCCTCGGCGGTTGCCCCATCCATGGCTTTTCGCTGCATCGCCCCGCCGGCGTGCGAAAGCGGTCCCATCGGACTGTGTGCTGGAACCCGCGAGAAATCAACGCGGCGAGGCGCAATCTCCGGAAATGATTCGAGCGGGTCGAGCGCCCGAGAACGTTTTGCAGACGGCTTTGAAACCGCCGCGGCGTTTTCCGTTTGGGGCCGGGGACGATGCAAGAGCACACGGCCACCACTCATGATGCACCGAGGACGACAAGCTTCATGATGACGTCGGAAACCGAACGCATCGCCAACATATACACTTGCGGATCGTTCGCGCGCCTCTCCATTTTGCCTTCTCCCTCGGCGACGTCCCGGCGTTTGGTGAATCCTGCGAACGGTTTAGACGCAAACTGCGGACCTGCGGAGCATTCTCGCAAGAAAGGGCCCTACGTTGCACAATTGGGCATGTTGCACGTTGCAGTTGCAACATGCGATTGCAACGTCGGTCACCGCTCTGCACCCTCGCGCCGCGCCAGATAGCCGCTACCACGTACAGCACAACGTAGTAGACTCGCCGTCGGATACCATCCGAACCAGCTCGAAGCCAGGAGGGTCTCATGTCGTCGAAGGTATTGCTGATTGGTGCGACGGGCCGCACAGGTCGTTTGCTGGCGGATTCGTTGGTCGGGGAGCCGGAGTTCGAGTTGACGGCGCTCGTCCGCCGGCCGGGCTACTTGCTGCCGGGTGCGAAGGTCCTACGGGCCGATCTAACTGGGGATTATTCCAGCGCGTTCAAGGGCATCACGCACGTCATCTACGCGGCAGGTTCGACCGAGACGGATACCGAAGCCGAGGAGAAGCAGATCGACCGCGATGCTGTGGTGCGGGCGGCCGAGTACGCGAAGGCTCACCATGTGCAACAGCTCCTGGTGATCAGCGCGCTGTCCGCGTATTGGCCCGAGCGCAGCATCGAATCCTTGCGTCATTACTCGCAGATGAAACGCGAAGGCGACGACGGCGTGATCGCTTCCGGGGTCAACTACGTGATTCTGCGGCCCGGCGCGTTGTCCGACGAACCGGGCACCGGCACGATCGGCGTCACCGAGATGCGGCTCGAGCATGCCCCGCTCGTGGCACGGCAGGACGTTGCACGGACGACCCTCGAGGCGATCAAACTCGGCATTTCGAGAAAGACCATTGGCTTCGTTGGCGGAAGCGTTCCGATCCGGCGGGCGTTGAAGGACGCGTAGGTTGCCGCCCGTCAAGGAGCGCGACAACCCAACGCGCGGACGCGCACCTTTACCTCTTCGGCGGTGACGCTTCGCGGGCGCGCAGCGCCCCATCGAGCGAGTACTTGGCTGTACGCTGCACATGCGCCGTGTGTATCGCCCTTTGCCTCCAGGGCGCGTCCGAGCAGGGCCACGGCGCGCGTGTGCACGATAGGCTCGGAC encodes:
- a CDS encoding DUF4157 domain-containing protein, with the translated sequence MSGGRVLLHRPRPQTENAAAVSKPSAKRSRALDPLESFPEIAPRRVDFSRVPAHSPMGPLSHAGGAMQRKAMDGATAEAPAAVERVLRSPGHPLGASTREFMEPRFGHDFGTVRIHDDAEAHGSAQAVRARAYTMGHHVVFNAGQYRPETAEGRKLLAHELVHTVQQGASSNRIARKPLDEASDSPEARAETERVDALEQRYREELVIARLSGRWQLVAEVLNAFSPDDIRARLVEFSNADIQLLHLGALTNPKLGPKSNVALLSDRDDPNNALAPRLSPSSRKGVRPVAEAPKEVAYALNPRLRSKDYLALLVESRRTNRWQKTAEALNAFNEKDILLRLMPLTVGEIHSMYIGAVTNPKLGPYSNVAKLTVHGLPRASKEEPLATTLAPEVNQSYSAVDPEPIVLDNKLLPKEILVSFGVSVAKGAALIALAGLAVGSGGVLAGVAYAALWGLGTYGFVQAYSARRQEIEAGNYDVSVVESGFEAAGDVVGFSQLVEGITGQRLGTEALLDSQTRSEQLGEGVAGIALTTYGGRLFQAAEVRGRSLRSQYSTPRRPSGPNGNEQTPLPTDTVPNAPVGNPDVNSFEYKLWEQLPTSEERIGFSYFMEKQGAAREITASKMDLPRARRVAQDKYAVYQKLVEKGEAAERKRARANDDPLDPQLAYNEYMGDNVISKYESKRSPEREILFLREVSFFREIAKRTGWPIEAFGDTASKIDYPGIDGVADVGTLRKPNRRPVSLKDTPSTDATEAVRLSKEAIEKAAEHSYSDVFVEIKMGNLEIKEVQSAWNLSIDPRRLLSQEQQKLRSMRIDYLSKNIAAQITFTCKDGIWAAPRASIPAGFLPLSGEEKNRAVGGER
- a CDS encoding NAD(P)H-binding protein, giving the protein MSSKVLLIGATGRTGRLLADSLVGEPEFELTALVRRPGYLLPGAKVLRADLTGDYSSAFKGITHVIYAAGSTETDTEAEEKQIDRDAVVRAAEYAKAHHVQQLLVISALSAYWPERSIESLRHYSQMKREGDDGVIASGVNYVILRPGALSDEPGTGTIGVTEMRLEHAPLVARQDVARTTLEAIKLGISRKTIGFVGGSVPIRRALKDA